The Microcoleus sp. AS-A8 genome segment GGCTTTGGGTTAAAACTGATTTACGATGCTAGTCGAATGCCGATTAAATCAGAAAACTCAGGAGCAAAAGAAGCGGCCTGTGCGGTAGCTCAACAGAGCGAGGGAGGAACAATCACGATGCCTGCTAAGGGGTGGTCATTGTCTCCCAATCTGGCAATTTTGTTCCAAGCTTTTGTGATGACATTTTTAGCCGAGTGGGGCGATCGCACTCAAATTAGTACGATTGCTTTAGCTGCTTCTTATCAGCCATTTGGCGTCACCACTGGAGCGATATTGGGGCATGGAATTTGTACGGCGATCGCTGTGATTGGGGGACGTTTAATCGCCGGTCGAATTTCTGAACGGGTGGTTACGGCAATCGGTGGATTATTATTTCTCATTTTCGGATATGTTGCCATCTTAGAAGGCGTTTAAGAGAATTAATTTGCTTGCTGTCATGCTAATAGGAAAGTACAAAGTTCTGGTTTACAGTCTGCAAGGAGATGAGAATGCCCGACTCTAAACCTTATCAGCCTTCATTACTCAGATTCCTTCATGGAGTTAATGCTCTGATTGCTTTGTTAGCCATTATCACCTCATTTTGGGTATATAACACCTTCGATGGACGATTGATTAAGCTACCACTACCAGAAATTAATGACATTATTGGGATTCATGGCACCTTTGGTTTAGCCTTGCTTCTGATGATGCCTGCTTTTGCCTTATACAGTTTTCATGTGGGTCATAAACGTTTGGTACAATCCGACTCATTCGCAAAACTCACACAAATAGGTAAACCGATTTGGTGGTATAGCCTGCACCGTATCGTGAATACGCTAATGTTACTCGCTGCAACCTGGGCGTTAATCACTGGCAGAATGATGAAAGAAGAATGGCTTCCGACTAGGGAATTAGACCAGATTTGGTATCAATTGCACCTCACAGGCTGGGTAATACTGATGGTTTGTTTAATCATGCACCTGTTGATGAGTATTAAGGTCGGTGGTTTGCCACTCATCGTTTCAATCTTTGAATTTAAATATCGTCCCGAAGATTCACCGGCTACCTGGCTTCAGCAAATACGTTCTTTTTTTAGTCGTTCCTGACTCTCAAGAAGTTAACCACACTAGCGTGATGAAACGAAATACTGTCCTAATCATTGCTGAAATCTTGGTGATGGGAGGCATTTTCACAGCCTTCATTGCACCCCTTGTATTCCCTTCCGATGAATCTAGCGAAGTTGGTTAATTGCAACAGTAGGGTGCGTTAACGAAGTATAACGCACCGCCTTTTGAGAGTCTGTTACTACTTTCAATTAATATTTACTTGAGCAATTACCTCTAAGGATTACCTGGTTGATAAATGGCACCAGGGGTATGATCGGGATAAATTTCCACAACTAAATCTACATAGCTAGGATTGTGAGTGAGTGGCGTAATGAACAATTCTGGGTGAAGTGATTTCCAGAAATACTCGACAAATCGATCAATTTGTGATGCTGTCATTCCCGATTTCCCCGTCGCCATCATTTGCTGTTCCGCCTGACGCCGCCATTGTTGACTGAGATGATAGTCAGTTGGGTAGAGCAGCATCAAGCGATCTAATCGTTCCCACAAGGGTAAATAGTCTTGGAGTCCCTGATTCATATCACGCGCAAATGCTTGATCAGCAAGGGTTTGAATCGGTGGGGGTGTGGGAGCGTCAAAGAGCGCTGGGTTAATGGGTCGAACCCCAACAAACCATCCTTCAAACAGGATAATATCTATCCCTTCTACCGGTTCGGAAGTCGTGCGATCGCCAGCACCTCCCCAGGCAGATTTATCAAAGCGAGGGACGAGGATGGGGTTGGATTGGTTGGGTTGACGCAGTTGGTCTAATAGCTCTATACCCAGATCAATATCATGGGTTCCGGGTGGCCCGCGCCAGATCAGGCGGGGGTCTTGTTCTTGGAGTTGTTGCCGTTCGGCGTAAGTTTTGTAGAGGTCATCCAGGGAAAGACTAAGGGTGCGGTAGCCTAATTGAGCAAGAATTAAACTTAAAACCACTGTTAAAGTAGTTTTGCCAGTTCCTTGTCCCCCTACTATTCCCTGGATCACAGGACGCCCTAGTTGTTGCTTTAAGGTCGCCAGTTGTAAGGCAAAGGGGAGCCAGAGGCATAGGAGGGATAAAAGGATTTTGGATTGGGAAATTTCTGCGGCTTCCCCAGTGAGTTTTGTCGGAGGATGAAAAGACGGCAGAGAGAGAAGATCTGTGTAAACGGCTTGGAGAAGATGCGATAGTGACGTGTCTTCCAGAGGCGATTGCGCTTCTGGCATCAGTAGAGGCGATCGCACTTGAATCAAGTCTGCCACACGGGCAGGTGTGAGGCCAAAAGCCTTTGTCCATTGTGGTGATTTTAGGGCTTCAGTGGCTAAATGTTGCCACTCCACATGGCTTGGTGTTTGTCCTGCTGTCCAGTGATTGAGGATTTGAACCAGTGAGCTATCCGCTTGCGACATACTCTCAAGAGCCGAGTTTAAAGGCTTCTACAAACATGCTGTAAGTCATACCAATTTTCAGAGCGTTCAGGACTTCCGTCAACAGAGAACGCCCAGTAGAATTTTCAGTCGATAGCCCCCGTTGCAGACTTTTACCATACACAATCCAACTAATCGTTTCGGTAAAAAGAATTAAAACTCCAGCTCCCACCAAATCCAACTTAGCAGCTTGCCCTGCTGTAGATGGAATAGCCGAGCCGAGGAAAGTCCCCAACAACAGGCTCATTAACACCAGCGAAAGGTGTCGCCAAGGATTAGCAAACCATCGCCCGAATCTTGCCAAGGCTCCATTCACCAGATTATTGAGACGGGTATTTTGCATGGCTAGACCGGGCTACGACAAACCGATAGTTATCATACTAATCAGATATTCACTTATCCAAACCAGCCGACGACTGACTCGTGAACCGACCCACCTGAATCATACATTTTAGATGGGGAATTCGCGATCGCACTTATAGGACTGAACAATCAGGGAATCCTATTCTTTCCTATCCAATAGGAATTAACAAAAAACTCGCCCTCGCCTTCTGTGCGTCCCTTGGCGAAACCTCTGTGACCCTCTGCGTTAAAAAATCATAGTACTCCGATGCTAACGAATGCGAAATCACATCCCTAAAGCCTGATTGATCTGCTCCAATAACTGAGTCATTGACAGGGAATGTCCACGCAGAATTTGAGTAGCGACAGCCGTGAGTAGCGAGTCCAGATTAGATGTAGAGTCACCCCTCCCCATCATCGCTTGCTCCCTTAGTGATAATCGCGCCCCTACCACTGGACTATCGGCATTTAATCGATGATCCAGCACTAAAATTGGCGGTAGCTTTTGCTTTTGTAGCTGAGTCAGAGCCAGGAGTCCGCTCACCAACCCCGAAGCATCACTGATATCCTTAATCCGAATCAGCAGTAAGTCCACACTTTGCTCTTGGAGTTGATGATATATTTCTGTCCAAGAGCAGGAAAGTACGCTTCTAAACCCGGCGGTTTGGAGATATTGCATCAGGGCTTGCAGCCAAGAAGATTGAGGTTTTAAAGGTGTGGCCATTTGGGAATATCTCCCCTTACCCCCTGCACTTCGTACCCTTCGACTCTGCCTCGCTTGTGGGTGATTTAGCTCCTGCGGAGTGACCCTGCTGTGAATCACATGCGTTTCCCGTTCAACGTGACTGACAGAAGAACCCGTTGCGTGAAGGCATCGCTGAAACGTCTGGCAGGGAAGACATTCTTGTCCTCCTGAGGATAAGGCATAACACTCCGTCTGTGTGCGATCTGCGCTTTCCTGTGGGACTTCGTGCTGCAACCCTTTCGCACCCGGCTGACTCAAACCCAGCAATGGGGAACCGTTAGGTTCCGCAACGCTTTCGCGATCGCTTCCTGCACAGCCGGAGGAACAGAAAGACATAGGGTTGATTGTGGGGTCTTGGCTGAGTAAAAGTTGAGATAAGGAGTTCTCCTCTACCTCCATACCCCCCCGCTCCCCAATATCCATCACTAAAATGCTGGGCATGTAACTCATCCCAGCCGCCACTTGCAGGACTTGCAGCAAAGCCGTGATTTTTGAAGCGTTATCGGGTGCTAAACAGGGATAGACTGAAAGACCTGTGACTTGATTAGCCGCCTCTGTGGTCTGGTGATCCAACGTTACCAGGGGTATAGAGAGCAGGCCCGGATATAACGTGAACTGTTTTAAGTATGAGAGCGAATCTGCAATCTTCGCCGCATCAAGCAAGACCACATCAGGCTGCCAAACACGAGCCAATAATTCGGCCTGCTCTAAATCATCGGCTTCGAGAACTCGGTAATTGAGGTCTGAATGCTGAAGACTCAAGATCTCAGTGATTCCATAACTGAGGTTAGAGGAGTCAGAGGATGTTGGCAAATCGACAGGGGTTTGAGGGTACGTCTCTACAGGACTCAGGTGCAGAATCGTCAAACCCTTGCTGCTGGTCGGAGACTCCGGCTCTTCCAATCCCGTGAGGCTCTGGAGCAAGGCTGGCTTTTGCACGGGTAGGCTTAAGAAGCCATCCGCTTTGTTTTGATAAGCTTGCTGTTTTTCAGCCTGTGTTGCGGTCACCAACACTGGGATGTGACTAGTTTGGGCATCTGACTTCAGGAGAGTCAAGACATCCCAGCCGGAAAGTTGGGGAAGGAGGGGATTGAGTAAGATGGCACGGGGTTGCAAGCCACGGGCTTTTTCGATCGCTTCCGTACCGGAACGGGCAATCACCACCCGATAGCCCAGACTCTTCAGTTGTTCGGTTAAACTGTCCAGGTAGCGAGGGACGGTTTCGACGATTAACACCAAACGGTTGCGGATGGGGCATTGGGCATTAGGCATCGGGCAGGGGTAAATCTCCCCATCGACTCCCCTGGATTGAGGGGGGCAGGGGGGTAGGAGTAGGGTAAATTGGCTGCCTTCACCCGGTTTGGAAATAAACGAGACATCTCCGCCGTGCAAGCGTGCAAGGCGTTGAGTTAAGACCAATCCCAGACCCGTTCCCTCGAAGCGACGAGTCAGAGGTTGTTCTAGCTGTTGGAATTTCTGAAAGATCAAGTGCTGCTTTTCGGGTGGGATGCCAATGCCGGTGTCCCAGACGGTGAAAGCAATCCAGCCTTCCCAAAGATTGACTCTCAAGCCCATTTCACCGCCGACATCTGTAAATTTGAGGGCGTTGGACAGTAGATGCACCAGCATTTGGCGTAGGCGTAGCTCGTCGGCAACAAGCGTGTCTAAACCGGGTTCAATCTCTAGGGTAAATTTGGTTTCTGTTGTGGGGTCTTCCTGTTGCTCTTTCTCTTGCTGGAGTTGACCGGCTTGGGAATAGGCGCGATCGCATACACTCTGAATCTGTACTGGCTCACAGGTCAATTCCAGTTGACCGGTTTCCATCCGCGTCAAATCCAGAATATCGTTGACCAGTGTCATGAGCTGACGCCCACTTTGATAAATCAGCCGAGCATAACGGGCTTGACGTTCATTGAGTTCTCCCAAGGCTTGGTCTTTCAACAGCGTTGATAAACCCAACACAGCGGTGAGCGGTGTTTTCAGCTCATGGCTAATACAGGCTAAAAACTCATCTTTCAGTCGGTTTAGGTGGATTAAATCTGCATTTTTGGCAGCCAGTTCTTTGGCCACTTGCTGCTGCTCTGTGGTGTCTTGAGCCAGCACAACACACAGGTCGGAGAGGCTCGCAGGATAGGAGGAAGAGGTAAGGTTTGATACATCCTCCCACGCTTGGGCTTTTTCTCCCTCAAACACCGCAGACGATAGGGGAATTTTGACAAAGGAGAAGACTCGCTCCTGAGTGTTTTTCAGCGCTTCCGGTGTTTGGGAAGAGGCTTGCCCTAGCGTCGAGGGTTTTTGGGTTTGGCTCATCCGTGGTGCGGATAAGATGACCTGCTGTGTAGAAACGCTCGTTGGCAAGCGAGGGGTATCCATGGCGCAGAAGTACTGAACTCCTGCTTGTTCGCCAGTCTTACCTCGTTGTTTAACCCTCCTAGGAACAGACGAGAGGGATTCACACGGTGCCTGATTGGCTTCATTCGGTCGGGTGGTGGCACCATCCGATCTAGAAACACTCTCCCCCGTAGAGCATGGCTCACTCGCTCCAAAATCCAACATGGCAGCCGTCGTGCGTCTGACCCAGTCTAAGTTTGGCGATGTTCCAATCTGTTGACGCCAAATGAGATTTTGAGCCAGCACTTGCCCTGTTGTCGTTTGTATGCTTAAGGGTAAGGGCAAGTGTTCTAACAGTTGCACTAACGGTTTGAGGTTCGTGGGTTGGGGCTGTTCATCCCGACCCGTAGTTTCATGCTGGGCAGAGCTTGGCGCTAAGGATTTTAAGATCCGCCAGCTATTGAGCAATCCTAGGAACTTACCCTCCTCGTCTACTAATGCCCAGTGCTGAGGAGATGACCGACATTCATAGGAGGAGGGAACCGGATCTGGAGTAAATCGGTGAGAGTTCAAGGGGACGTTGGCGGAACGGGGCGTTGGCGGAGCCTGCGCGTAGCGGGTCATCCGATCTGGGGCTGAAGGGGTGAGCGTGTAGCAAGAGGATGAGGTCGGGGGGGAGTCTCCGTAGGGGTTGTGGAACCCCCACTGAGTTCGGGAGTGAAATTCTCCTTCTCTGCCATCCGGGCTACATCCCGCCAACTCCTGTGGGGCTGGGCTGCTCAGGCTATCACTCAAGCTTTGGCTCCCCTGTGCCAAACCTCCCCAGTTCCGCGTCAGGCTATTTTCTGACTCTTGGAGATAGGGCCAGAATTGGCTTAAACTCAACTGAGCTGGTAGGATTGCCAAGGGTTCAATAATCGGCGGCTCTAGCTCAGAGATAGATCTGTTGCTATCTCTAGTTGTCATCGCGAGGGGAAACTCCCCTGACTGCCGTGCGGAGATTAGGTGAGGCATCACTTGGGACAGGTTGACGACTCCCAAGGGACAATGCTGTGGGCTGACCACAACAATTGCATGACACCCTGAGGAGGCAAAAATCTCCAGCACGTCAGCAAGACCAGATGTTTGTGAGCAAACAGGAGCGGCTTGAGCAAATTTTTTGAGACTGGGAGTTGGCATGGATATGACCAATCTTGCTGAAATACGAAGAGGATGGCTAAAAACGCAGCACCTCCTCGTCTGAACTGAAAATGAAGCTGTTTATAGCTAAATCAGCTAAAGCAGAAAATTTTAGGCTAAAGCAGAAGGAATAGGTATTGCTCAATTATTGCTCCCGATCGGGGGCATGGATGGCATAGCAATTACAATTACTTACAATTCACAGATGGCTTAAATTATTGTTAAGTATTTTTCTAAAGAAATTGTTAAAATGTACCCCATAAGACTGATGTAACGCTGTAAAGCAATCCTTCGTTTTTTAAACTATATTGTCTTGCCTCCCCAACTAACTGTCTGTACCTTTGTGAATTCTGAACCCCTGGCTCAGTCATTGAGTCAGATTCTGAGTGGCGATCGCTATATTTGGCTCGCCGCTAGTTCAGAATCTAATTTTCTTGATGTGATTGAGCAACATAAACACCAGATCGATTGCTTAGTCTTAGAGGATAGTGGTTCTTTAAGGAACGTGATTCACCACTTATGTGAACAAGGAACGCTGCTCCCTGTGATTATTTTGCCCAAAGAATCCAAAGAAATTTCTTTGTACACAACGAACAGCAGCCCACTTCCTCCAGATCAGACAACCAATAATTCTTCCTCAGCACAGACCAATTATTTGTTCCACGCTGCTGAAGTTCGTCTCAGTCTTAGCCAATTGCCTGAACTCACGAGCTTTATTGACAAGGCGATCGCCCAGTTTGTCACTCTGTCTCCTGTGTTTAGCTTACCCCATCTATTTACCACGGATGAGATCGCTACTGAGCTATCAAACCGCAGTTTCCTGCTTCAGCAGCAGCGTCGATTATCTGAAAAACTCAAGGAGCGACTCGGATACCTAGGTGTGTACTACAAACGAAACCCGCAGCTGTTTCTACGCCACTTACCGCCTCACGAGAGGCAAAAGATCTTAGAAAATTTAAAATCAGAGTATCGTCAGATTGTTCTGAAGTACTTTTCTCAAGACAATACTCTCAATCAAAGAATTGATAACTTTGTTGATAAATCCTTTTTTGCCGATATTTCAGTATCGAGGATTGTCGAAATTCATATGGAACTGATGGAGGAATTTTCTAAACAGTTGAAGCTAGAAGGGAGAAGTGAGGAGATTTTACTAGACTACCGCCTGACCCTGATTGATGTCATTGCTCACTTAGGCGAAATGTATCGTCGGTCTATCCCCAGAGAGTCATAAAAGCGGAATTTAGCGATAAGCTTTAGTGAGGCTCCTAACTATACATGTTTTAGTGGGAGCTTATTCCAGGTCATTCTTATATTCTGCTCCATCTCCTTACTGATTGCTCATTGCTCTTTACTTTCCCTATGAGTCCATTAAAGAAAACTTATATTTTGAAGCTCTATGTGGCTGGAAACACACCCAACTCCGTCAGGGCTTTGAGAACACTAAAAACGATTCTCGAACAGGAATTTCAAGGAGTTTATGCTCTCAAGGTAATTGATGTCTTAAAAAGCCCACAGTTAGCTGAGGAAGATAAAATCTTGGCGACTCCCACTCTGTCGAAAGTCTTGCCGCCTCCTGTCCGCAAAATTATTGGTGATCTTTCAGACCGAGAAAAAGTCTTGATCGGATTGGATTTACTTTACGAAGAGTTACAGGAAGGAGAAGCCGACGATTAGAAAATAGCAATATTAACAGACTGGGCGTCTGTATAGGGTAAAATACATAGATTTCTTTTTCTTTGAGTAATATCTTGTTTTAGATCGATAAATATGAGTCAACTTAACCCCACTGAGCCAAAGCCAGACGAATCTGCATTGATGGGAGTCCAAAAAATACGGACGTTGATCGAAGGCTTCGATGATATCAGTCATGGGGGCCTACCGGTTGGTCGAACCACATTAGTCAGTGGGACATCAGGCACGGGTAAAACATTGTTAGCCGTTCAGTTTCTTTATAACGGTATTGCCTACTTTGACGACCCCGGTGTTTTTGTTACCTTTGAAGAATCTCCTACAGATATCATTAAAAATGCATATAGTTTTGGTTGGGACTTACAAAAGTTAATTAATGATGGCAAGCTGTTTATATTAGACGCTTCACCTGATCCAGAGGGACAAGAAGTTGTTGGAAATTTTGACCTTTCTGCTTTAATTGAGCGGATTCAGTATGGCATTCGCAAATACAAAGCCAAGCGAGTTTCTATTGACTCAATTACCGCGATATTTCAGCAGTATGACGCTGCCTCGGTAGTACGGCGAGAAATTTTTCGCTTAGTGGCACGCCTTAAACAAATTGGCGTAACCACAGTAATGACGACAGAACGAATTGAAGAGTATGGGCCGGTGGCGCGGTTTGGGGTAGAGGAGTTTGTTTCAGATAATGTGGTGATTGTGCGTAACGTTCTAGAAGGAGAGCGTCGCCGTCGTACTATGGAAATTCTCAAGCTGCGCGGTACAACTCACATGAAAGGGGAATACCCCTTTACGATGACGAATCAGGGTATTAATATCTTCCCCTTAGGAGCGATGCGATTGACTCAGCGCTCTTCTAATACCCGTGTCTCTTCAGGGGTTAAAACTCTGGATGAAATGTGCGGCGGTGGTTTTTTCAAAGACTCAATTATTCTGGCAACGGGTGCTACGGGTACGGGCAAAACCTTGTTAGTTAGCAAGTTTATTGAAGATGCCTGCTTAAGAGGCGATCGCGCTATACTTTTCGCTTACGAAGAATCACGAGCTCAGCTATCTCGGAATGCTTATTCTTGGGGTATTGATTTTGAAGATTTGGAACACAAAGGCTTACTCAAAATCCTCTGTACTTATCCCGAATCAGCAGGCTTAGAAGACCATTTACAAATCATTAAATCGGAGATTGCCGAGTTCAAACCGTCACGAATTGCGATTGATTCGCTTTCGGCGTTGGCACGGGGAGTCAGTAATAACGCTTTTCGGCAATTTGTAATTGGTGTAACTGGCTACGCTAAGCAAGAAGAAATTACTGGCTTTTTCACGAATACAACTGACCAGTTTATGGGTTCCCACTCAATTACAGATTCCCATATTTCTACGATTACGGACACAATTTTGATGCTGCAATACGTGGAAATTAGAGGAGAAATGTCTCGTGCCATTAACGTCTTTAAAATGCGAGGTTCCTGGCACGATACAGCGATTCGCGAGTATAAGATCAGTGAAGAGGGGCCAGAAATTAAAGATTCGTTCCGCAATTATGAACGAATTATCAGTGGTTCTCCCACTCGTATTGCTGTGGATGAAAAGAGTGAACTTTCCCGGATTGTTCAAGGAGTTCGTGGCAAGTCAGAGGAATAGTTATGCTCGTCTTAAGGTAGCTTTGGCGGAAGCGATCGCATCTTCAACTAGGCGGGAGAAATAACAATGCGATCGCCCCTAGTGCAGCATGGCAGAAATAACTATCCAGTTGAAAAAGGTTAAAAAGCTTACTGTATAAACTTTCTTTCCTTCTGCCTCCTGCCTTCTGCCTTCTTGTACTAGGATGTTACCTAAAAAGTCTTGAATTTTTTCCAGACTAATGCTGCTTTCAAGGCAACACTAGCCGACTTTTGACGGCCAAGGCCCCCAGATAGCAAAGGTAATGCCAGGGTCTTGAATATTGACAAACATTGTTTGACCGCTGGGTGAGAAGCAGGCTCCACAGAATTCACTGCTATTAAGCGCGTTACGCGCAAACTGATAGAGTTGACCGTTTGGAGTTACCCCGACTACATATTGGTTATTCGGGCCATCTTCACAAAGAATTAGATCAGCAGTAGGAGCTATGACAATGTTATCTGGTGCATCTAATATCTCCGCGTTGTTGGGTTCGACAAATAGTTCGATAGTGCCACCCTGTTGAGCCGTTTGACCGGGAACGTAGCGCCAGACCTGACCTGCGCCAGCAGAACCACCATTTGTGCAGGTAAAGTAAAATTCACCCTTGCCGTACCATATCCCTTCTCCGCGTGTAAACCGGGCCGCTCCCTTACCGTAGCCTTGAACCCGCACGGTATCTGTGGCAGGATTGGGATTGTCGATGGTGACCCACTCTGCCGCCATCGGCTGACCCACAGGGATAGTGGCGGTAGATTTATTACTGGTGTCTACCCCAGGCTTGCCCTGAATCTTTAATGCTTGAAGAATACCCCCGGCTTGGAGGTTTCCAGCCTGATTGGGAATAAAGCGATAAAAAAGTCCATCTCCTCTGTCTTCTGTCTGATAGACAATCCCTGTTTTGGGGTCTACAGCAATGGCTTCGTGGTTGAAGCGACCCATTGCTATGAGGGGGACAGGGTCTACAAGTCCTGGTGCATTAGCTGGAACTTCAAAGTTATAGCCGTGAGGCTTTAAATTGATTGGGTGCGAGGTTGGAGTCTCAGTGGTTTCTTCACAGCTAATCCATGAACCCCAAGGGGTGGGTCCACCAGCACAGTTGCGATTGGTACCTGCTAATGATGCATAGTGGCTAATTAATTCGCGATTGGGTCCAATGATTAGGGTAGTGGTGCCACCTCGATTATTGGAGTCATACTGCTTGTTTGCGGGTGCAATTAATCCTGGCTTGTTAGTTTCAGTGGGAGCAAGTTCGTGATTTCGGACAAGAATTACTGTGTTGTTGGCACCCGGAAAAGCCGCCATCCCATCATGATCGGCTGGCACTGGATTGCCATCGCTCATAATGTCGCCTGTGCGAGAGAAGGCTCGATATTGAAATCCTTGTGGTAAATCTAATAAGCCTTTAGGGTCAGGTACAAGCGCTCCATAACCTCCTCCACGGACTAATTGACCATTCGCTTGTTGGGCATAAAGTGCCTTTAAGGGGGATGCAAGAACAGCAGTTGCGGCTCCCGCACCTGCTAGGGTGAAAAATTGGCGGCGTGATAAAGCCATTATGCCTTCCATAATTGAACGCTTGAACAGGCTATCAATCGTTCATCAACCCTGGAGAAAGGTTTGATTAATCTCTAGTTAAATCAAATAAAGTTTTAGTAAAGTCTCTAATTGCGATTTGCATTTCTTCAATCTGCTCGTCACTCAACTTGCAAGTTACGGAGGAAGTAGAAGCGATCGCTCTTCCAATCAGTTCCCTCTTTTCGTCCCAAGTAACCTGTTAAAGGTGAGGAAAGCTCAATTAGTAAATTGTACACTTTAAAATCGTCTAGCTTAGAGCTTAAATCCTTGGCAAAAACAGCATTGTATTGAACGCGAATTTCAACTGTTAGGTGTCCACTTCCTGGTTCGCCAAGCTGCTTCACGGCTTGAACAATGTGCGATCGCAGCTTAATGTTGTTCTGAACTTTCTCAATATATTCATCAATTCTAGGGTCAGTTTGTCCAGCTCCTAGATAAGTCTTAAGTTCAATGAGGTTGACTGAACCTGGATACTTGGCTTGTAATTCTACTAACTTCTGGAGAGTCATAGGATTGATAATACTGATAATTGATACATCAGCCGATTCTTTAAGATATTTGGTCGGTTCACCGGGACCAATAATCAACTTGACAGCAATGTCATAGTCTTCTTTACCGAGATGCCTTTTGCCAATCCTGTCCAACTGCTCAACTGTCGAATCAGGAATACTTTTACCTGCTTTGCACTCTCCAACTAGTGGATAAGGCGTTGTACAGTATAAGTCCATGCCACCAGCACCCCCTTTTGCTGTAGGGTCAACGCCAAAGCCGAGAAAAGCTAGACTTTTATGAACGATTTGTTCAAATGCTGTCCCTTTTTCGTAATTGCCGCCAATAGTAGCAGTGCCTAAATCATTGATGGTATATATCCAAGCCAAGTCTTCTGGGAGCGTGTTAGGTTGATTAGTCGCCCACCCTAAAAATTTCTGGATATGGTGATTCAAGCTTTCAGCGGCTGGATTACTAAGAGCTAACTGTGCGATCGCACTCTCCAACTCTTCCAACTCAGGATGTAAAGGTGGCTCTAGGTTTTCTAGCTGGCGGCGGCGTTGGGTGAAGATGCGATCGCTCAATACTGGCAAAGATTGAGTAACAGTTAGGGAATTAAGCAAACCAACAAACTTTCCTATCTTTTCCTGACTGTTGAGATTTACCGCCACCTCAATCGGCTGAGGTAGTTGGTAGACGCGCAAGTAAGCTAGGAATATATGATGTCTTTGCCGAAGTACCTCCTGTAAGCATTCTGTTGTCCAGACGGTTAATCGCGACAAGGCAGGTAAAACGTCAGTATCACCTATGCTTTGGCACAATTCGCATCTAGCCCAAACTTTTATTGAAACTGTTTCGGAACCTAACTGGGCAAGAGTTGTTTGAGCAATGGGCAAAAAATTTGAGCGATAGTACTGCTCAACTGGTAGTAAATTAGTTGAGACATCGCATGGATGAAGGACAAATTGCTGTCCTGGATTGATAAACGTCCGAGGCATAACTGCAACCATACGACCTTGCACTAAAGCCTCAATATCTGGAGCAGGTAGACACAGAGCCGTTGGAATTGAAACTAAATTAGTCATAGACTCAGTTTCTTGAGTAAATCATCTATTGCCACCTCAAAATCATCTATTTCAGGTAAATCTGGTATTGAGCTGCTTATGTTGTTGATTGTTTCTTCTTCTGGCACTGGGCTAGTAATCTCCTCATCAACTACTCCCTCTGGAAGTTGACCAGATGGATCGCTCAATATCTCATGGATAAGATTGTTGTCGAACACTATCTTTTCACGACTGACAAAAGCCTTTATTTGCTCTTCACTCACCTCAAAATCTTCCGGCGCATTGCTAACAGCTCGAATCGCTAAAAGTGGCTTGATGTCTTCACTTCTCAACATTACCCATTCTCCGCCTAACT includes the following:
- a CDS encoding ATP-binding protein yields the protein MPTPSLKKFAQAAPVCSQTSGLADVLEIFASSGCHAIVVVSPQHCPLGVVNLSQVMPHLISARQSGEFPLAMTTRDSNRSISELEPPIIEPLAILPAQLSLSQFWPYLQESENSLTRNWGGLAQGSQSLSDSLSSPAPQELAGCSPDGREGEFHSRTQWGFHNPYGDSPPTSSSCYTLTPSAPDRMTRYAQAPPTPRSANVPLNSHRFTPDPVPSSYECRSSPQHWALVDEEGKFLGLLNSWRILKSLAPSSAQHETTGRDEQPQPTNLKPLVQLLEHLPLPLSIQTTTGQVLAQNLIWRQQIGTSPNLDWVRRTTAAMLDFGASEPCSTGESVSRSDGATTRPNEANQAPCESLSSVPRRVKQRGKTGEQAGVQYFCAMDTPRLPTSVSTQQVILSAPRMSQTQKPSTLGQASSQTPEALKNTQERVFSFVKIPLSSAVFEGEKAQAWEDVSNLTSSSYPASLSDLCVVLAQDTTEQQQVAKELAAKNADLIHLNRLKDEFLACISHELKTPLTAVLGLSTLLKDQALGELNERQARYARLIYQSGRQLMTLVNDILDLTRMETGQLELTCEPVQIQSVCDRAYSQAGQLQQEKEQQEDPTTETKFTLEIEPGLDTLVADELRLRQMLVHLLSNALKFTDVGGEMGLRVNLWEGWIAFTVWDTGIGIPPEKQHLIFQKFQQLEQPLTRRFEGTGLGLVLTQRLARLHGGDVSFISKPGEGSQFTLLLPPCPPQSRGVDGEIYPCPMPNAQCPIRNRLVLIVETVPRYLDSLTEQLKSLGYRVVIARSGTEAIEKARGLQPRAILLNPLLPQLSGWDVLTLLKSDAQTSHIPVLVTATQAEKQQAYQNKADGFLSLPVQKPALLQSLTGLEEPESPTSSKGLTILHLSPVETYPQTPVDLPTSSDSSNLSYGITEILSLQHSDLNYRVLEADDLEQAELLARVWQPDVVLLDAAKIADSLSYLKQFTLYPGLLSIPLVTLDHQTTEAANQVTGLSVYPCLAPDNASKITALLQVLQVAAGMSYMPSILVMDIGERGGMEVEENSLSQLLLSQDPTINPMSFCSSGCAGSDRESVAEPNGSPLLGLSQPGAKGLQHEVPQESADRTQTECYALSSGGQECLPCQTFQRCLHATGSSVSHVERETHVIHSRVTPQELNHPQARQSRRVRSAGGKGRYSQMATPLKPQSSWLQALMQYLQTAGFRSVLSCSWTEIYHQLQEQSVDLLLIRIKDISDASGLVSGLLALTQLQKQKLPPILVLDHRLNADSPVVGARLSLREQAMMGRGDSTSNLDSLLTAVATQILRGHSLSMTQLLEQINQALGM
- a CDS encoding circadian clock protein KaiA, with the translated sequence MNSEPLAQSLSQILSGDRYIWLAASSESNFLDVIEQHKHQIDCLVLEDSGSLRNVIHHLCEQGTLLPVIILPKESKEISLYTTNSSPLPPDQTTNNSSSAQTNYLFHAAEVRLSLSQLPELTSFIDKAIAQFVTLSPVFSLPHLFTTDEIATELSNRSFLLQQQRRLSEKLKERLGYLGVYYKRNPQLFLRHLPPHERQKILENLKSEYRQIVLKYFSQDNTLNQRIDNFVDKSFFADISVSRIVEIHMELMEEFSKQLKLEGRSEEILLDYRLTLIDVIAHLGEMYRRSIPRES
- the kaiB gene encoding circadian clock protein KaiB is translated as MSPLKKTYILKLYVAGNTPNSVRALRTLKTILEQEFQGVYALKVIDVLKSPQLAEEDKILATPTLSKVLPPPVRKIIGDLSDREKVLIGLDLLYEELQEGEADD